In Catharus ustulatus isolate bCatUst1 chromosome 28, bCatUst1.pri.v2, whole genome shotgun sequence, one DNA window encodes the following:
- the ARCN1 gene encoding coatomer subunit delta codes for MVLLAAAVCTKAGKAIVSRQFVEMTRTRIEGLLAAFPKLMNTGKQHTFVETESVRYVYQPMEKLYMVLITTKNSNILEDLETLRLFSRVIPEYCRALEENEISEHCFDLIFAFDEIVALGYRENVNLAQIRTFTEMDSHEEKVFRAVRETQEREAKAEMRRKAKELQQARRDAERHGKKAPGFGGFGSSAVSGGVTAMITETIIETEKPKVAPAPARPSGPSKALKLGAKGKEVDNFVDKLKSEGENIMTSVGKRSVEAAKVLAPPINMESVHMKIEEKISLTCGRDGGLQNMELHGMIMLHISDEKFARIRLHVENEDKRGVQLQTHPNVDKKLFTTESQIGLKNPEKSFPINSDVGVLKWRLQTTEESFIPLTINCWPSESGNSCDVNIEYELQEESLELNDVIITIPLPSGVGAPVIGEIDGEYRHDSRRNLLEWCLPVIDAKNKSGSLEFSIAGQPNDFFPVQVSFISKKNYCNIQVTKVTQVDGNSPVRFSTETTFLVDKYEIL; via the exons aTG GTGCTGTTGGCAGCCGCCGTGTGCACGAAGGCAGGGAAGGCCATCGTGTCCCGGCAGTTCGTGGAGATGACTCGCACCCGCATcgaggggctgctggcagcattcCCAAAGCTGATGAACACGGGGAAGCAGCACACGTTTGTGGAGACAGAGAGCGTGCGGTATGTCTACCAGCCCATGGAGAAGCTCTACATGGTGCTAATTACCACCAAAAACAGCAACATCCTGGAAGACCTGGAAACACTCCGACTCTTCTCTAGAGTG ATCCCTGAATATTGTCGAGCTCTGGAAGAGAATGAGATCTCAGAACACTGCTTCGACCTAATCTTTGCCTTTGATGAAATTGTTGCCCTGGGCTACCGTGAAAATGTAAATCTGGCCCAAATTCGGACCTTCACTGAGATGGACTCACATGAGGAAAAGGTGTTTCGGGCAGTCAGAGAG ACACAGGAACGCGAAGCGAAAGCCGAGATGCGCCGTAAGGCAAAGGAGTTGCAGCAGGCcaggagggatgcagagagACACGGCAAGAAGGCACCCGGGTTTGGGGGCTTTGGCAGCTCGGCCGTGTCTGGGGGCGTGACGGCAATGATCACAGAGACCATCATTGAGACCGAGAAGCCCAAGGTggcaccagctccagccag GCCTTCAGGTCCCAGTAAAGCCTTGAAACTTGGTGCTAAAGGGAAGGAGGTGGACAACTTTGTGGACAAGCTGAAatcagaaggagaaaatatcATGACTTCTGTAGGCAAGCGCTCTGTCGAAGCAGCCAAAGTTCTTGCTCCTCCCATTAACATGGAAAG CGTGCACATGAAAATAGAGGAGAAAATCTCTTTGACTTGTGGCCGTGACGGAGGGTTGCAGAACATGGAGCTTCATGGCATGATCATGCTGCACATCTCTGATGAAAAGTTTGCACGGATTCGCCTGCATgtagaaaatgaagacaagagAGGAGTGCAGCTACAG ACTCACCCAAACGTGGACAAGAAGCTCTTCACTACAGAGTCACAGATCGGTTTGAAGAACCCAGAGAAGTCATTCCCTATTAACAGTGACGTGGGTGTGTTGAAGTGGAGGTTGCAGACCACAGAAGAGTCCTTCATTCCATTGACAA TTAACTGCTGGCCATCAGAGAGTGGGAACAGTTGTGATGTTAACATTGAATATGAGCTGCAAGAGGAGAGCCTAGAGCTGAATGATGTGATCATCACCATCCCCTTGCC GTCTGGTGTTGGTGCCCCAGTCATTGGGGAGATTGATGGTGAGTATCGCCACGACAGCCGGAGAAACCTCCTTGAGTGGTGCCTGCCGGTGATAGATGCCAAAAACAAGAGTGGTAGCCTGGAATTCAGCATAGCAGGGCAGCCAAACGACTTCTTCCCAGTGCAGGTCTCCTTCATCTCCAAAAAGAACTATTGCAACATACAG GTTACCAAAGTGACCCAGGTAGACGGGAACAGCCCTGTAAGGTTTTCCACTGAAACCACCTTCCTGGTGGACAAGTACGAAATCCTGTAA